Proteins encoded in a region of the Gulosibacter sediminis genome:
- a CDS encoding M23 family metallopeptidase, with protein MISRRRGSRILTALALASLLFSTLPATPPGASAAPSHAAPAEADAPGQSDAAAEADAPGDAIWSWPIQPRPEVTRLFDLEHRYSAGHRGIDLAVPAGTAVYAPDDGTVHFVGWVVNRPLVSVQHANGIRSTFEPVDAVVAEGDVVTRGQLIGHVADSPAHEPSGGLHLGARLGDDYLDPLALLGEVPRAILLPISP; from the coding sequence ATGATTTCACGACGTCGCGGGTCGCGCATCCTCACCGCACTGGCGCTGGCCAGCCTGCTGTTCTCGACGCTGCCCGCGACCCCGCCGGGTGCCAGCGCCGCCCCTTCCCACGCGGCGCCGGCCGAGGCGGATGCGCCGGGCCAGTCGGATGCGGCAGCCGAGGCGGATGCGCCGGGCGACGCGATCTGGTCGTGGCCGATTCAGCCTCGGCCCGAGGTCACCCGACTGTTCGACCTCGAACATCGTTACAGCGCCGGCCACCGCGGCATCGATCTCGCGGTGCCCGCGGGCACCGCCGTCTACGCCCCCGACGACGGCACGGTGCACTTCGTCGGCTGGGTGGTCAACCGACCGCTGGTCTCGGTGCAGCACGCGAACGGCATTCGCTCGACCTTCGAACCCGTCGACGCTGTGGTCGCCGAGGGCGACGTCGTGACGCGCGGGCAACTCATCGGCCACGTCGCCGACTCCCCCGCGCACGAGCCATCGGGTGGCCTGCACCTCGGCGCCCGGCTCGGCGACGACTATCTCGACCCGCTCGCGCTGCTCGGCGAGGTGCCGCGCGCGATCCTCCTGCCCATCTCGCCGTAA
- the dprA gene encoding DNA-processing protein DprA — MSTSSYRRLAPLVRELRFGGDDDDLADIAARICWSCVVEPGDGDAGVLRDTLGVECIFDLIAGWTDVVVHRMHAADPLEARSRNWSAAIARWRPRLNYEHVIPLVRAATKVGARFLMPGDPSWPAQLDDLGVHTAVGLWTRGRLDALHRDARNLAVVGSRASTEYGNNVTGELVVAAAGAGLSIISGGAYGIDAQAHRVAIASEADTVAVLAGGVDRLYPAGNSELFQRLLAQGGLIVSEAPCGQAPTKWRFLQRNRLIAALAPATIVVEAGARSGALNTANHASALGRELGAVPGAITSATSVGCHRLIRDGAASMVCSGDDAVELWRLACSGGGLFESDEAPGNAVDAPVPLLEVVERSPRLSDEAVRVLDALRPRRGNGEAELAALAGLSLADTRAGLAELELLGRADLGDTGWRRVS, encoded by the coding sequence CTACCTCTTCGTATCGCCGACTCGCTCCGCTCGTGCGCGAGCTCCGCTTTGGCGGTGACGACGACGATCTTGCCGATATCGCGGCCCGCATCTGCTGGAGCTGCGTCGTCGAGCCGGGCGACGGCGACGCCGGTGTGCTGCGTGACACCCTCGGGGTGGAGTGCATCTTCGACCTCATCGCGGGGTGGACCGACGTCGTCGTACATCGGATGCACGCGGCCGACCCACTCGAGGCTCGCTCCCGCAACTGGTCGGCCGCCATCGCCCGATGGCGGCCCCGGCTCAATTACGAGCACGTCATTCCGCTCGTGCGGGCGGCGACGAAGGTCGGCGCGCGCTTCCTCATGCCGGGCGACCCGAGTTGGCCCGCGCAGCTCGACGACCTCGGCGTCCACACTGCCGTCGGGCTGTGGACCCGGGGCCGCCTCGACGCTTTGCACCGGGATGCGCGCAACCTCGCCGTCGTCGGCTCGCGTGCGAGCACCGAGTACGGCAACAACGTCACCGGCGAACTCGTCGTTGCGGCCGCCGGTGCCGGACTGTCGATCATCTCCGGTGGCGCCTACGGCATCGACGCCCAGGCGCACCGCGTCGCGATCGCGAGCGAGGCCGACACCGTCGCCGTGCTCGCCGGCGGGGTCGACCGCCTGTACCCGGCTGGCAATAGCGAGCTATTCCAACGGCTGCTCGCCCAGGGCGGGCTCATCGTTTCGGAGGCGCCCTGCGGGCAGGCGCCGACCAAGTGGCGATTTTTGCAGCGCAACCGGTTGATCGCGGCGCTCGCCCCGGCGACGATCGTCGTCGAGGCGGGCGCGCGATCCGGTGCGCTCAACACCGCGAACCACGCGAGTGCGCTCGGGCGCGAGCTCGGCGCGGTGCCCGGCGCCATCACCTCGGCGACGTCGGTGGGGTGCCACCGGCTCATTCGTGACGGCGCCGCGAGCATGGTCTGTTCGGGCGACGACGCGGTCGAGCTGTGGCGGCTCGCGTGTTCGGGCGGCGGTCTGTTCGAGAGCGACGAAGCACCGGGCAACGCGGTGGATGCGCCCGTCCCGCTCCTCGAGGTCGTGGAACGCTCGCCGCGGCTCAGCGACGAGGCGGTGCGGGTGCTCGACGCGCTTCGGCCCCGCCGGGGGAACGGCGAGGCCGAACTCGCCGCCCTCGCGGGCCTCAGCCTCGCCGACACCCGCGCCGGGCTCGCCGAGCTCGAGCTGCTCGGCCGCGCCGACCTCGGCGACACCGGCTGGCGGCGCGTGTCCTAG
- the rpsB gene encoding 30S ribosomal protein S2: MAVVSMRQLLDAGVHFGHQTRRWNPKMKRFIFTERSGIYILDLQQSLAFIDKAYDFVKETVSHGGSVLFVGTKKQAQEVIAEQALRVNQPYVNQRWLGGLLTNFQTVQKRLNRLKELDLVDFEDTSTGYTKKELLIQRRERDKLEKTLGGIRNMSRTPSALWVVDTNKEHLAIDEAKKLGIPVVAILDTNCDPDDVDYPIPGNDDAIRSVGLLTRIVADAAAEGLMTRHQKPAEGAGEAAEPLAEWELELLKQGEAKAEEAAAPAAEAVQEPATDAAQTKEAAATPADETK, translated from the coding sequence ATGGCAGTCGTCTCGATGCGTCAGCTGCTTGACGCAGGTGTCCACTTCGGTCACCAGACCCGCCGCTGGAACCCGAAGATGAAGCGCTTCATCTTCACCGAGCGTTCGGGCATCTACATCCTCGACCTTCAGCAGTCGCTCGCCTTCATCGACAAGGCCTACGACTTCGTCAAGGAGACCGTGTCGCACGGCGGCTCGGTGCTCTTCGTCGGCACCAAGAAGCAGGCGCAGGAAGTTATCGCTGAGCAGGCGCTCCGCGTGAACCAGCCCTACGTCAACCAGCGCTGGCTCGGTGGCCTGCTCACGAACTTCCAGACCGTGCAGAAGCGCCTCAACCGCCTCAAGGAGCTCGACCTCGTCGACTTCGAGGACACCTCAACCGGTTACACCAAGAAGGAGCTCCTCATCCAGCGTCGCGAGCGCGACAAGCTGGAGAAGACCCTCGGTGGTATCCGCAACATGTCGCGTACGCCGTCGGCGCTCTGGGTGGTCGACACCAACAAGGAGCACCTCGCCATCGACGAGGCGAAGAAGCTCGGCATCCCGGTTGTCGCGATCCTCGACACCAACTGCGACCCTGACGACGTTGACTACCCGATTCCGGGCAACGACGACGCGATCCGTTCGGTCGGCCTCCTCACCCGCATCGTCGCCGACGCTGCGGCTGAGGGCCTCATGACCCGCCACCAGAAGCCCGCCGAGGGCGCTGGCGAGGCCGCTGAGCCGCTGGCTGAGTGGGAGCTCGAGCTGCTCAAGCAGGGCGAGGCCAAGGCTGAAGAAGCCGCCGCCCCCGCTGCCGAGGCTGTTCAGGAGCCGGCAACCGACGCCGCGCAGACTAAAGAAGCTGCGGCTACCCCCGCCGACGAGACCAAGTAA
- the tsf gene encoding translation elongation factor Ts, translating into MANFTIADVKALREQLGTGLTDTKKALEEADGDLEKAVELLRLKGAKGNAKRADRSAAEGLIAAKTNGNGTATIIELNCETDFVAKGEKFIALADVVLNAAAAAGASNAEEALKADADGETVAQRIDAVAAVIGEKFELRNVRLVKGEQFDIYLHLTSKDLPPQVGVVVGYAGGDEETAHGIAQHIAFANPSYLNREDVPQEDIDKERKVVEDITRAEGKPEAALPKIVEGRLGAFFKQIVLNEQEYARDPKHSVKQIAEQAGLTIVDFARLKVGAGVEASDDAE; encoded by the coding sequence ATGGCAAACTTCACCATCGCTGACGTGAAGGCGCTGCGCGAGCAGCTCGGTACCGGACTCACCGACACTAAGAAGGCACTTGAGGAAGCCGACGGCGACCTCGAGAAGGCCGTGGAGCTGCTCCGCCTCAAGGGCGCGAAGGGCAACGCGAAGCGCGCCGACCGTTCGGCCGCGGAGGGCCTCATCGCTGCCAAGACGAACGGCAACGGCACCGCGACCATCATCGAGCTCAACTGCGAGACCGACTTCGTTGCGAAGGGCGAAAAGTTCATCGCACTGGCCGACGTCGTGCTCAACGCGGCTGCTGCCGCCGGCGCGAGCAACGCGGAGGAAGCCCTCAAGGCTGACGCCGATGGCGAAACCGTTGCGCAGCGCATCGACGCTGTCGCCGCGGTGATCGGTGAGAAGTTCGAGCTGCGTAACGTTCGCCTCGTCAAGGGCGAGCAGTTCGACATCTACCTGCACCTCACGTCGAAGGACCTCCCGCCGCAGGTTGGCGTTGTTGTCGGCTACGCCGGTGGCGACGAGGAGACCGCGCACGGTATCGCGCAGCACATTGCGTTCGCGAACCCGTCGTACCTCAACCGCGAAGACGTCCCGCAGGAAGACATCGACAAGGAACGCAAGGTCGTCGAGGACATCACTCGCGCCGAGGGCAAGCCCGAGGCCGCGCTGCCGAAGATCGTTGAAGGCCGCCTCGGCGCGTTCTTCAAGCAGATCGTGCTCAACGAGCAGGAGTACGCGCGCGACCCGAAGCACTCGGTCAAGCAGATCGCCGAGCAGGCCGGTCTGACGATCGTCGACTTCGCTCGTCTCAAGGTGGGCGCTGGCGTCGAAGCAAGCGACGACGCCGAGTAG
- the pyrH gene encoding UMP kinase has protein sequence MTSSANKPRRVLLKLSGEAFGGGKLGVDSEVLTSISNEIARAAEKVQIAVVVGGGNFFRGAQLANAGMDRSRADYMGMLGTVMNALALQDFLEQAGASARVQSAIEMRQVAEPYIPLRAERHMEKGRVVVFGAGAGLPYFSTDTVAAQRALEVHADVLLVAKNGVDGVYTADPNRDETAEMIHGISYQDALRRGLRVVDSTAFSLCMDNGMDMRVFGMSPDGNIERAILGDDIGTLVSNSFRS, from the coding sequence ATGACTTCGTCTGCCAACAAGCCTCGCCGCGTTCTACTCAAGCTCTCAGGAGAGGCCTTCGGAGGCGGCAAGCTCGGGGTCGACTCCGAGGTGCTCACGAGCATCTCGAACGAAATCGCCCGCGCCGCCGAGAAGGTGCAGATCGCCGTAGTTGTCGGTGGCGGCAACTTCTTCCGTGGTGCCCAGCTCGCCAACGCGGGCATGGACCGCTCGCGTGCTGATTACATGGGCATGCTCGGCACTGTCATGAACGCGCTCGCGCTCCAGGACTTCCTCGAGCAGGCCGGCGCGAGCGCCCGCGTGCAGTCGGCCATCGAGATGCGCCAGGTCGCCGAGCCCTATATTCCACTGCGCGCCGAGCGCCACATGGAAAAGGGCCGCGTGGTCGTCTTTGGCGCCGGCGCAGGCCTGCCCTACTTCTCGACCGACACCGTCGCCGCGCAGCGCGCGCTCGAGGTGCACGCCGACGTGCTCCTCGTCGCGAAGAACGGTGTCGACGGCGTCTACACCGCCGACCCGAACCGTGACGAGACCGCCGAGATGATCCACGGCATTTCGTACCAAGATGCGCTCCGTCGCGGCCTGCGCGTAGTCGACTCGACCGCGTTCAGCCTCTGCATGGACAACGGTATGGACATGCGCGTGTTCGGTATGAGCCCCGACGGCAACATCGAGCGCGCCATCCTGGGCGACGACATCGGCACGCTCGTCTCCAACAGCTTCCGCAGCTAG
- a CDS encoding LPXTG cell wall anchor domain-containing protein, which produces MPTLPSPPPGSLARRVPPPEFPSPRLRLGLAFVLLAAIVALLLPLGMRAASAAELGAGYSNSNGTFIGAMRYDGQNAYCIELTKPRPVGKPTRPLGRDEPMPAAVSSLSATERAQLHWAVSNAGASSDPTLTTAVAMLVWSIADAGHYPGDQHYFTKMPQATASAVAEQLEQLRGELAMVQVIERPKSVAVTVVRLNDGVHVQVPKVGTGVHVTLSLEAATIDGSSVVALDGGRSHDLLVKHDTRKPEVIADVSTAPAAGYATSDLRVLVTEGRQLLIQSSQAAWPQASDRLGIGAIANKTRVPETTPPASTPVGNTPSPTPVGSTPKPSLVGKPSTPAPTPTPTSTPTPTPTPTQSVPNTPTPTTTPTPTATPTPKPKPKPTKTPVPTTTPTPAPTPTPKPTTTPTPTPETPKPSPTPTPESTTPAAPPAPPERVETPEAPPTESPTPTLTPTPAPTPPPTPTATATPSESPAPPAAASPTESHDDETPAPPAPEANDETPRLAETGAKPGIWFGVAGAGLALIGLGGWLIARDRQRREATSW; this is translated from the coding sequence ATGCCCACTCTTCCGTCTCCGCCACCCGGCAGCCTCGCGCGCCGCGTTCCCCCGCCCGAATTCCCCTCGCCCCGCCTCCGGCTCGGGCTCGCGTTCGTGTTGCTCGCGGCGATCGTCGCGCTCCTGCTTCCTCTTGGGATGCGCGCCGCCTCCGCGGCCGAGCTCGGCGCCGGCTACTCGAACTCGAACGGCACCTTCATCGGCGCCATGCGCTACGACGGCCAGAACGCGTACTGCATCGAGCTCACGAAGCCTCGCCCCGTCGGCAAACCCACTCGACCACTCGGCCGCGACGAACCGATGCCGGCCGCGGTGTCGTCGCTCTCGGCCACCGAGCGCGCCCAACTGCACTGGGCGGTGAGCAATGCCGGCGCCTCGAGCGACCCGACCCTCACGACGGCCGTCGCGATGCTCGTCTGGTCGATCGCCGACGCGGGCCACTACCCCGGCGACCAGCACTACTTCACGAAGATGCCGCAGGCGACCGCCTCCGCGGTGGCCGAACAGCTCGAGCAGCTTCGCGGCGAGCTCGCGATGGTGCAGGTCATCGAGCGCCCCAAGTCGGTGGCGGTCACCGTTGTGCGCCTCAACGACGGCGTGCACGTGCAGGTGCCGAAGGTCGGCACCGGTGTGCACGTGACCCTGTCGCTCGAGGCCGCAACCATCGACGGCTCATCCGTCGTCGCGCTCGATGGCGGGAGGTCGCACGACCTCCTCGTGAAGCACGACACCCGCAAGCCAGAGGTGATCGCCGATGTCAGCACCGCGCCGGCAGCGGGCTACGCCACCTCCGACCTGCGCGTGCTCGTCACCGAGGGCAGGCAGCTGCTGATTCAGTCGAGCCAGGCCGCATGGCCCCAGGCGAGCGACCGCCTCGGCATCGGCGCCATCGCGAACAAGACAAGGGTTCCCGAGACGACCCCGCCGGCGTCAACTCCGGTTGGAAACACACCGAGCCCGACGCCGGTCGGGTCGACGCCGAAGCCCTCACTCGTCGGCAAGCCGAGCACGCCCGCCCCGACGCCGACTCCAACATCGACGCCTACGCCTACGCCTACGCCCACGCAGAGCGTGCCGAACACCCCAACGCCCACCACGACGCCGACACCCACGGCAACGCCAACGCCGAAGCCGAAGCCGAAGCCGACCAAGACTCCGGTGCCCACGACCACGCCCACCCCGGCTCCAACTCCGACTCCAAAACCAACGACGACGCCGACACCGACACCTGAGACGCCCAAGCCGAGCCCCACCCCGACACCCGAATCGACGACCCCGGCCGCTCCCCCGGCGCCGCCCGAGCGTGTCGAGACTCCGGAAGCTCCGCCGACCGAGTCGCCGACGCCCACGCTGACCCCGACCCCCGCACCGACGCCACCACCGACACCAACGGCGACGGCAACGCCAAGCGAATCGCCAGCACCGCCGGCCGCCGCGTCGCCAACTGAGTCGCACGACGACGAGACGCCCGCACCACCCGCACCCGAGGCCAACGACGAGACCCCGCGGCTCGCCGAGACCGGCGCAAAGCCGGGGATCTGGTTCGGCGTGGCCGGCGCCGGACTCGCGCTGATCGGACTCGGCGGCTGGCTCATCGCGCGCGACCGCCAGCGGCGCGAAGCGACGAGCTGGTAG
- the frr gene encoding ribosome recycling factor has protein sequence MISDVLDDTKEKMEKALEHAHEEFGNIRTGRANPALFTKLLVDYYGTPTPLGQLASLQQPEARMLVITPYDKGALKDIEKAIVAAQHLGVTPSNEGQVIRVTMPELTKERRQEYVKIARDKAEEARVAVRNIRRKGMTDLSALESEFGEDEVGRAEKELDKITKGFVDRVDEAFKNKEADLLEV, from the coding sequence GTGATCTCCGACGTCCTCGACGACACCAAAGAGAAGATGGAAAAGGCCCTCGAGCACGCCCACGAGGAGTTCGGCAACATCCGAACCGGGCGCGCCAACCCGGCGCTGTTCACCAAGCTCCTGGTCGACTACTACGGCACCCCGACTCCGCTCGGCCAGCTCGCCTCGCTTCAGCAGCCCGAGGCACGCATGCTCGTCATCACCCCCTACGACAAGGGCGCGCTGAAGGACATCGAGAAGGCGATTGTCGCTGCTCAACACCTCGGCGTCACCCCCTCGAACGAGGGCCAGGTCATTCGCGTCACGATGCCGGAGCTCACGAAGGAGCGCCGCCAGGAGTACGTGAAGATCGCCCGCGACAAAGCCGAGGAGGCGCGCGTTGCCGTGCGCAACATCCGCCGCAAGGGCATGACCGACCTCTCCGCGCTCGAGAGCGAGTTCGGTGAGGATGAGGTCGGTCGCGCCGAGAAGGAACTCGACAAGATCACGAAGGGCTTCGTTGACCGCGTCGACGAGGCGTTCAAGAACAAGGAAGCCGACCTGCTCGAGGTCTAG
- a CDS encoding tyrosine recombinase XerC produces the protein MAELRAAIEDYVLALEREFGRSPNTCRAALGDLSRFADSVEREGAVDTSKLTLEDLRDWLWRESEQGHAPATIARRASVARRFTAWCHSTGRGDDVARRLKSPKVGRSLPRLVSEGQMDDIFASLRDRADSDEPGALRDLAIVELLYATGMRVSELCALDLDSLTPSASLVRVIGKGNVERVIPYGQPAARAIDAWLERGRGVLAGAASGDALFLGARGGRLNSRSVYELSRQLLQLAPGQGPSGPHTFRHTAATHLLDGGADLRGVQEYLGHADLGTTQIYTHVSAERLRETYKRAHPRA, from the coding sequence ATGGCAGAACTCCGGGCGGCGATCGAGGACTACGTCCTCGCGCTCGAACGTGAGTTTGGCCGCTCGCCGAACACGTGCCGGGCCGCCCTCGGCGACCTCTCGCGCTTCGCCGACTCCGTCGAGCGGGAGGGGGCCGTCGACACGAGCAAGCTCACGCTCGAGGACCTTCGCGACTGGCTCTGGCGCGAAAGCGAACAGGGCCACGCGCCCGCGACCATCGCGCGCCGCGCATCCGTCGCCCGCCGCTTCACTGCTTGGTGCCACTCGACCGGCCGCGGCGACGACGTCGCGCGTCGTCTGAAGTCGCCCAAGGTCGGGCGCTCGCTGCCGCGGCTCGTCAGCGAGGGGCAGATGGACGACATCTTCGCCTCGTTGCGCGACCGCGCCGACTCCGACGAACCGGGCGCCCTGCGCGACCTCGCGATCGTCGAGCTGCTCTACGCGACCGGGATGCGCGTCTCGGAACTCTGCGCGCTCGATCTCGACTCGCTCACCCCCTCGGCGAGCCTCGTGCGCGTCATCGGCAAAGGCAATGTCGAGCGCGTCATTCCGTATGGGCAGCCGGCGGCACGCGCCATCGACGCCTGGCTTGAGCGAGGCCGCGGCGTGCTCGCGGGTGCGGCATCGGGCGACGCCCTGTTTCTTGGCGCTCGCGGCGGTCGCCTCAATTCGCGCAGCGTGTATGAGCTGAGCCGCCAACTCCTGCAGCTCGCTCCGGGCCAGGGGCCGTCCGGGCCGCACACATTCCGGCACACGGCCGCGACCCACCTCCTCGACGGCGGCGCCGATCTGCGCGGCGTGCAGGAATACCTCGGCCACGCCGACCTCGGCACGACGCAGATCTACACGCACGTCTCGGCCGAACGACTCCGCGAGACCTACAAGCGGGCACACCCCCGCGCCTAA